The Porites lutea chromosome 11, jaPorLute2.1, whole genome shotgun sequence genome includes a region encoding these proteins:
- the LOC140953210 gene encoding uncharacterized protein, translating to MSVSGEDVNVEKHLKDNNTQPVKKPSKPVNNRRKPDDYVVLIYDLETTGFKKDAEITQLACIDLKGEREYSTYILPKRTIDPGASKTTGLSIGYLQGVRCLCKNGKAVEAPDRGTALNGFIQFLKSLGNKPKLLVAHNGQSFDAPRLVGNIEEQQIAHEFNNDIFFADSLIASRKQFKGKERLKLQDIYFEAFKEEFTAHDALEDCRALRAVLINHGKPLQELVYQTATPFSHYSATRQYQARLKSVKETYKGRLSSTRVINRLSNFGITFTLLRDIYVSCGRDALISFIAGKCKGRVRVTKDIGDLCEILKALC from the coding sequence ATGAGTGTGAGTGGTGAGGATGTTAACGTCGAGAAGCATCTTAAAGACAACAATACCCAGCCCGTTAAGAAACCTAGTAAGCCGGTGAACAATCGGAGAAAACCTGATGACTACGTTGTGCTGATCTACGACCTGGAAACAACTGGATTCAAGAAAGACGCAGAGATTACCCAGTTGGCTTGCATTGATCTGAAGGGAGAAAGGGAGTATTCCACTTACATTTTGCCAAAGAGGACTATCGACCCTGGTGCCTCAAAGACGACTGGCCTCTCTATTGGGTACTTGCAAGGAGTTCGCTGTCTGTGCAAGAATGGAAAAGCTGTAGAGGCACCGGACAGAGGGACGGCATTAAACGGTTTCATTCAGTTCCTGAAGAGCCTAGGAAACAAGCCCAAGTTACTAGTTGCTCACAATGGCCAGTCCTTTGATGCACCACGCCTGGTTGGCAACATTGAGGAACAACAGATTGCGCATGAATTTAACAACGACATCTTTTTTGCAGATTCTCTGATAGCTAGTAGAAAacaatttaaaggaaaagagaGACTGAAGCTGCAAGACATTTATTTCGAAGCCTTCAAAGAAGAGTTTACCGCCCATGATGCCTTGGAGGATTGCAGAGCACTTCGAGCTGTCCTTATCAACCATGGTAAACCACTTCAGGAGCTTGTATACCAAACTGCAACGCCCTTCTCGCATTATTCTGCCACACGCCAATATCAAGCCCGACTTAAGTCAGTTAAAGAGACCTACAAAGGACGCCTTTCTTCAACACGAGTAATAAACCGTCTTAGCAACTTTGGCATCACGTTTACATTACTAAGGGACATTTATGTTTCTTGTGGAAGGGATGCCTTGATCTCTTTCATCGCAGGGAAATGCAAAGGACGCGTCCGCGTAACCAAAGACATCGGCGATTTATGTGAAATTTTGAAGGCACTTTGTTGA
- the LOC140952803 gene encoding uncharacterized protein codes for MSFSESTEEECCGSVENVSKTPSIHSLNALGVRAKNIKLAKKQELIRNITRNIGKKEKRVECGHNEKEALSRPITRSVTASRPKSVTIIAETSSLKLRNCEKCDWGPLDFSHVADEIQRDPVYLHVLCKKCGHHNVINLQGENDNDNVGAQPGSHKNMLARRAALGCLHQGLGHSQYEGLMAAMNIKPVSENTMKQAEREVGILIEETAKESCEKWRREEKRRGEGEGLKGSFNAGWQKQGRAHNSRTGHGTMVGLETGKCLDYGTKNTYCRKCLEAEKRGVQPKPHDCRLNHTGSAKAMEASIAVDLCHKEKYQVLIGDDDSTVIARVREEVDSNLEKWSDVNHATCTLTKGLFEGKGMDFAPDNDRINDSIIDHIKTCFSYALHQNKNNVAGIIEGIGAIVPHSFGDHSKCGLWCKHSKDPEGYRHSTLPGGRNLRGEKLRKFLNSLLQPFIREDVAKKLAPLGSTQRNECINSVVGTKNPKKRFYGGSESSDYRVSAAVVQFNEGHEYLKAVEKKIGCVEGKTLNVYVTKMQRKRKQSADRKQEGSAKKRRRELKRKKKTQSKEPRKKGGNNLLFR; via the coding sequence ATGAGTTTTTCCGAGTCAACTGAAGAGGAATGCTGTGGTTCAGTTGAAAACGTGAGCAAAACCCCTTCTATTCACTCCCTAAATGCATTGGGTGTTAGGGCCAAAAATATCAAGTTGGCAAAAAAACAGGAACTGATTCGAAACATAACTAGAAAtattggaaagaaagaaaagcgtGTCGAGTGCGGCCACAATGAGAAGGAAGCTCTATCACGTCCCATCACTCGTTCTGTGACGGCTAGCCGGCCAAAAAGCGTCACTATAATAgccgaaacgtcaagtttaaaACTACGGAACTGTGAGAAATGCGATTGGGGACCGCTTGATTTTTCACATGTCGCAGACGAAATTCAGCGAGATCCTGTTTACCTGCATGTCCTGTGCAAGAAGTGTGGCCACCACAATGTAATCAACCTGCAAGGAGAAAATGACAACGACAATGTGGGAGCGCAGCCGGGAAGTCACAAGAATATGCTTGCGCGGAGAGCTGCCTTAGGATGTCTTCATCAAGGGTTAGGGCACAGTCAGTATGAGGGCCTGATGGCAGCAATGAATATAAAACCTGTGTCGGAAAACACTATGAAACAAGCTGAAAGAGAGGTGGGAATTTTAATCGAAGAAACAGCAAAAGAAAGCTGTGAAAAATGGAGGAGAGAGGAAAAACGTAGAGGAGAAGGTGAAGGATTAAAAGGTTCGTTTAACGCAGGGTGGCAAAAGCAAGGGCGCGCTCACAACTCAAGGACGGGTCATGGCACCATGGTGGGATTGGAAACGGGGAAATGCCTCGATTACGGGACAAAAAATACGTACTGCAGGAAATGCCTTGAGGCGGAAAAAAGGGGAGTTCAACCTAAACCGCATGACTGTCGGCTCAACCATACCGGTTCTGCTAAAGCAATGGAAGCATCAATTGCCGTTGATCTATGTCATAAAGAAAAGTACCAGGTTTTAATAGGCGATGATGACTCCACAGTTATTGCAAGAGTGCGTGAGGAGGTTGACAGTAATTTAGAGAAGTGGTCGGATGTAAATCATGCAACTTGTACTTTGACGAAAGGTTTGTTCGAGGGGAAGGGAATGGACTTCGCTCCGGACAATGACAGAATCAATGACAGCATCATTGATCACATAAAAACGTGTTTTTCTTATGCTCTTCAccagaacaaaaacaatgttgCTGGCATTATTGAGGGAATTGGGGCTATTGTGCCGCACAGCTTTGGGGATCACAGTAAGTGCGGACTCTGGTGTAAGCATAGCAAGGACCCAGAAGGCTATCGGCACTCAACTCTCCCAGGAGGAAGGAACTTGCGCGGtgaaaaattaaggaaatttCTCAACAGCTTGCTGCAGCCTTTTATTCGGGAAGACGTTGCAAAGAAACTGGCCCCCCTTGGATCGACACAGCGTAATGAATGCATCAATAGCGTCGTGGGAACAAAGAACCCAAAGAAACGATTTTACGGAGGATCAGAGAGCAGCGACTACCGTGTGTCAGCAGCAGTTGTGCAGTTCAATGAAGGACATGAATATCTGAAGGCTGTGGAAAAGAAAATTGGCTGCGTGGAAGGAAAAACGCTGAATGTTTACGTTACCAAAATGCAACGGAAAAGGAAGCAATCTGCAGACAGAAAACAAGAAGGTAGCGCTAAAAAGAGGAGGAGagaactgaaaagaaaaaaaaaaacacaatcaAAAGAACCGAGAAAGAAGGGAGGGAACAACTTACTGTTCAGGTAA
- the LOC140953211 gene encoding uncharacterized protein RT0683-like: protein MVSRAGNRPVNCEKSAKEIQQLVDLAHEVHKVLDEIGIKHWLMFGSLWGIQRKLYNPLPWDDDVDIGVSGDDVHYQSLSREKFLSAFTTKGFTLKERLDRNGIVGIFNQKICPSGWVDIFIFYDYWGNMKRTGWETWLAPINYNLYSSFSSRAVEGTLPKARFGDFDMYVPKDILLVLKSVYPFNWWVEDRPRNCVNKKI, encoded by the coding sequence ATGGTTTCCAGAGCGGGCAACAGACCCGTGAATTGTGAAAAAAGCGCCAAGGAGATTCAACAATTAGTGGACTTAGCACATGAGGTGCATAAAGTACTTGACGAAATTGGAATTAAACACTGGTTGATGTTTGGATCACTTTGGGGTATTCAAAGAAAACTCTACAATCCACTTCCTTGGGATGACGATGTAGATATAGGAGTCTCTGGAGACGATGTTCACTATCAGAGTCTGTCTCGGGAGAAATTTCTCTCAGCTTTTACAACCAAGGGTTTTACGTTAAAAGAGCGTCTGGATCGAAATGGCATTGTTGGTATATTCAATCAAAAGATATGTCCCTCCGGCTGGGTTGATATCTTCATATTTTATGACTACTGGGGTAATATGAAACGAACAGGATGGGAGACGTGGCTGGCACCTATTAACTATAACCTTTATTCCTCTTTCTCTTCGCGAGCTGTAGAGGGGACATTGCCCAAGGCTCGATTTGGTGATTTTGACATGTACGTGCCTAAAGATATCCTACTTGTTCTTAAAAGTGTATATCCTTTTAATTGGTGGGTCGAAGACAGACCTCGAAACTGTGTAAACAAAAAGATttga